A region of Kiritimatiellia bacterium DNA encodes the following proteins:
- the ruvX gene encoding Holliday junction resolvase RuvX, protein MTRILGLDPGERRVGVAISDPTATIAFPLVVLDAAPRDALAAELRRICEQKTVRRIVVGLPVRTCGAEGDAAARARAFAQWVAEATGQPVELWDERFTTRTAEQALVEAGLRQRERRGAVDKLAAQILLQHYLDSKAGRRAGSPLDDEGSPP, encoded by the coding sequence ATGACGCGCATTCTCGGTCTCGATCCCGGCGAGCGGCGCGTCGGTGTGGCAATCTCCGACCCGACCGCCACCATCGCGTTCCCACTGGTGGTGCTGGACGCCGCACCGCGCGACGCGCTCGCCGCCGAACTGCGACGCATCTGCGAGCAGAAGACCGTCCGCCGCATCGTCGTGGGTCTGCCGGTGCGCACCTGTGGTGCGGAAGGTGACGCCGCCGCGCGCGCGCGGGCGTTCGCACAGTGGGTCGCCGAGGCGACGGGCCAACCCGTGGAGCTATGGGACGAACGCTTCACCACCCGCACCGCGGAACAGGCGCTTGTCGAGGCCGGTCTGCGGCAACGCGAACGGCGCGGTGCCGTAGACAAGCTCGCTGCGCAAATTCTGCTTCAGCACTATCTCGACTCGAAAGCCGGCCGGCGCGCCGGCTCCCCCCTCGACGACGAGGGCTCCCCGCCATGA
- a CDS encoding thymidine phosphorylase yields MIVPQWVIEKKRDGQTLSGDEIRGFIEGFTRGEIADYQAAAFAMAVYFVGMTADETAALTDAMLRSGDVLDLSAVPGPKVDKHSTGGIGDKVSLVLAPLLAACGARVPMMSGRGLGITGGTLDKLEAIPGFQTRLNEEQAVAVLADVGCVMIGPTARVAPADRKLYALRDVTGTVPSVPLITASILSKKLAEGVEHLVLDVKCGQGAFMRDLVRARDLAAMLVATARRMGLSCRALITDMNQPLGRAVGNALEVREAIELLRGGGPPDVAALTVELGAELLEMARLARSLEEARGRLRAALADGSALERFTRMIRAQGGDAAVVEHPERLPSAPVRLPLVSPTTAWVAGVDAERVGRACVLLGAGRRRTEDAVDPRVGVADLAKIGARVCKGEVLGVIHAADDAGAEEARRLLAGAFTFVDEPPAPPPLVLERRA; encoded by the coding sequence ATGATTGTGCCGCAGTGGGTGATCGAGAAGAAGCGCGACGGCCAGACGCTCAGCGGGGATGAGATCCGCGGCTTCATCGAGGGGTTCACCCGCGGTGAGATCGCGGACTACCAGGCGGCGGCGTTCGCGATGGCCGTCTATTTTGTGGGCATGACAGCGGACGAGACCGCGGCGCTGACCGACGCGATGCTGCGCTCGGGGGACGTGTTGGATCTGAGTGCGGTGCCGGGGCCGAAGGTGGACAAGCACTCAACCGGCGGGATCGGCGACAAGGTCTCGCTGGTGCTGGCGCCGCTGCTGGCGGCCTGCGGCGCGCGTGTGCCGATGATGTCCGGCCGCGGGCTGGGCATCACCGGCGGGACGCTCGACAAGCTCGAGGCGATCCCCGGTTTTCAGACCCGGCTGAACGAGGAACAGGCGGTCGCGGTACTTGCGGATGTCGGCTGTGTGATGATCGGGCCGACCGCGCGGGTGGCGCCGGCGGATCGCAAGTTGTATGCGCTGCGCGACGTCACCGGGACGGTGCCGTCCGTGCCGTTGATTACGGCGAGCATTCTGTCGAAAAAGCTTGCGGAGGGGGTGGAGCATTTGGTGCTGGATGTGAAGTGCGGGCAGGGCGCGTTCATGCGCGACCTAGTCCGTGCGCGCGATCTGGCAGCGATGCTCGTCGCGACGGCCCGGCGGATGGGGCTCTCCTGCCGGGCGCTGATCACGGACATGAACCAGCCGTTGGGGCGCGCGGTGGGCAATGCGCTGGAGGTGCGGGAGGCGATCGAGCTTCTTCGTGGTGGCGGCCCGCCGGACGTGGCGGCGCTGACGGTGGAGTTGGGGGCGGAGCTGCTCGAGATGGCGCGGCTCGCCCGCAGCCTGGAGGAGGCGCGTGGCCGGCTTCGCGCGGCGCTCGCCGATGGCTCAGCGTTAGAGCGGTTCACCCGGATGATCCGGGCGCAGGGGGGGGACGCTGCAGTGGTGGAACATCCCGAGCGGCTGCCGTCGGCGCCGGTGCGGTTGCCGCTGGTCTCGCCGACCACCGCGTGGGTTGCGGGTGTGGATGCGGAACGGGTGGGGCGCGCGTGCGTGTTGCTCGGCGCGGGGCGCCGGCGCACGGAGGACGCGGTGGATCCGCGCGTGGGTGTGGCCGACCTCGCGAAAATCGGCGCGAGGGTGTGCAAGGGCGAGGTGCTCGGTGTAATCCATGCGGCCGATGACGCCGGCGCGGAAGAGGCGCGGCGATTGCTCGCGGGCGCGTTCACCTTTGTGGACGAACCGCCGGCGCCGCCTCCCTTGGTGTTGGAGCGTCGGGCATGA
- a CDS encoding PHP domain-containing protein has protein sequence MERDLHVHTFFSPCAEPAMSLPAILEAAAAAGVAEVGLADHPHRPGLARHHRMLDRAREVQRGPVHVWIGAEIEVVGFRQLALPPAELPDADYILAAASHYDVLHAPPVPHLEDPVEWADRLMTDLENAVGSGAHVIAHPFYAYALLHPPAGVHVAPMDDVLAEIRLPRLHRWLESVAEAGMALEIGPRLCVHLGLESFIENAYRQARQLGVRFSTGSDAHRPGAVGVLGQAEYLMRRIGITDRDLWSPTLVCRARRGM, from the coding sequence ATGGAGCGCGATCTGCACGTGCATACGTTTTTTTCGCCGTGCGCCGAGCCGGCGATGAGTCTGCCGGCGATCCTTGAGGCGGCGGCGGCGGCGGGAGTGGCGGAGGTCGGACTGGCGGATCACCCGCACCGGCCGGGGTTGGCGCGTCATCATCGGATGCTGGACCGGGCTCGGGAGGTGCAGCGGGGGCCGGTGCATGTGTGGATCGGGGCGGAGATCGAAGTGGTGGGGTTTCGCCAGCTGGCGTTGCCGCCCGCGGAACTGCCGGATGCCGACTACATACTGGCGGCGGCGTCGCACTATGACGTGTTGCATGCGCCGCCGGTGCCGCATTTGGAGGACCCGGTGGAGTGGGCGGACCGTTTGATGACGGATCTGGAGAATGCGGTGGGATCGGGTGCTCACGTGATCGCGCATCCGTTTTATGCGTATGCGCTGTTGCATCCGCCGGCGGGCGTCCACGTCGCTCCGATGGACGATGTTTTGGCGGAGATTCGGCTGCCGAGGCTGCACCGGTGGTTGGAGTCGGTGGCCGAGGCGGGGATGGCGCTGGAGATCGGCCCACGGCTGTGTGTGCATCTGGGGTTGGAGTCGTTCATCGAGAACGCCTACCGGCAGGCGCGGCAGCTGGGGGTTCGGTTCTCGACCGGCAGTGACGCTCACCGGCCGGGTGCGGTGGGTGTGCTGGGGCAGGCGGAGTATCTGATGCGGCGGATCGGGATCACCGATCGGGACCTTTGGAGCCCGACATTGGTGTGCCGGGCGCGTCGGGGCATGTGA
- the trpA gene encoding tryptophan synthase subunit alpha: protein MSARLRCLFEDFRRENRAAFVAYLAAGDPNPPQTVARVRALVEHGADIIELGLPFSDPLADGPVNAAAAERALRAGATLPVVLHIVREIRRALPAPIVLYSYLNPLLAPGFERAVRRIADAGADGVLILDLPADEAGPYLPALRAAGLAPIFLVTPTSTEARMRRIARVADGFIYCVSRTGVTGARRTLSPDARAVLRRMRRLTRLPLALGFGISTPAQAAAAARWADAVVVGSALVERLHASEHTPAARAGLWRWVDAMSEAVHNARRVDRP, encoded by the coding sequence ATGAGCGCCCGGCTGCGCTGCCTCTTCGAAGATTTCCGCCGCGAGAACCGCGCGGCCTTCGTCGCCTACCTCGCTGCGGGCGACCCGAACCCGCCGCAGACCGTCGCGCGCGTCCGCGCGCTCGTCGAGCACGGCGCCGACATCATCGAACTGGGGCTGCCCTTCTCGGATCCGCTCGCCGACGGCCCCGTCAACGCCGCCGCCGCGGAACGCGCGCTGCGGGCCGGCGCGACGCTGCCCGTCGTGCTCCACATCGTGCGCGAGATCCGCCGGGCCCTGCCCGCGCCGATCGTCCTTTACTCCTACCTCAACCCGCTGCTCGCGCCGGGCTTCGAACGTGCGGTCCGCCGCATCGCCGACGCCGGCGCGGATGGAGTGCTCATCCTCGACCTGCCGGCGGACGAAGCCGGTCCCTACCTCCCCGCACTGCGCGCCGCCGGGCTCGCACCCATTTTTCTCGTCACCCCCACCAGCACCGAGGCACGAATGCGCCGCATCGCCCGCGTCGCGGACGGGTTCATCTACTGCGTTTCCCGCACCGGCGTGACCGGCGCCCGCCGCACACTCTCGCCCGACGCGCGCGCTGTGCTGCGACGCATGCGGCGGCTCACCCGCCTTCCCCTCGCACTCGGCTTTGGTATCTCAACCCCCGCGCAGGCGGCCGCCGCCGCCCGCTGGGCCGATGCGGTCGTCGTCGGCAGCGCGCTCGTCGAGCGCCTGCACGCGAGCGAACACACCCCCGCCGCGCGCGCCGGCCTGTGGCGCTGGGTCGATGCGATGAGCGAGGCGGTGCATAACGCGCGCCGAGTCGACCGGCCATGA
- the truA gene encoding tRNA pseudouridine(38-40) synthase TruA — protein sequence MSAGSPAAPPSFRLSAAPSHRPLRHLAVLRYDGTDFCGWQIQAHGRSVQGELERAIEQLTGHRVRAHASGRTDAGVHARQQPVHFDLPLRPDLPRFQLGLNALLPPDVRVLSVRRVGPGFHARYSCVEKEYRYFIDNSPVPDPILRHHRAWERRRLDVTAMRAAATRLVGRHDFAAFAANPNREIAGTVRDLRRLDVRRQGSTVIIVAVADGFLYRMVRSLAGFLIRVGRGELEPHAADAILAGRVRTARVPTAPPQGLFLWRVRYPPGAMRALHCPTRLVSDG from the coding sequence ATGAGCGCCGGTTCCCCGGCCGCCCCGCCGTCGTTTCGACTCTCCGCCGCACCGTCGCATCGGCCGCTGCGCCACCTCGCGGTGCTCCGCTACGACGGCACCGACTTCTGCGGCTGGCAGATTCAGGCGCACGGCCGTTCGGTCCAGGGCGAACTCGAGCGGGCGATCGAACAGCTCACCGGCCACCGCGTCCGCGCGCACGCCAGCGGTCGCACCGACGCCGGCGTTCATGCCCGGCAGCAGCCCGTCCATTTCGATCTGCCCCTCCGCCCCGACCTCCCAAGGTTTCAGCTCGGACTCAACGCGCTGCTGCCGCCGGACGTGCGCGTGCTCTCGGTCCGTCGGGTCGGGCCAGGGTTCCACGCCCGGTACTCCTGCGTCGAAAAAGAGTATCGCTACTTCATTGACAACTCACCGGTCCCCGACCCCATTCTGCGCCACCATCGGGCCTGGGAGCGGCGCCGCCTCGACGTGACTGCGATGCGGGCGGCCGCCACCCGGTTGGTCGGCCGACACGATTTCGCCGCGTTTGCGGCCAATCCGAACCGCGAGATCGCCGGCACCGTCCGCGATCTGCGCCGGCTCGACGTGCGCCGGCAGGGCTCCACCGTCATCATTGTTGCGGTCGCCGACGGCTTCTTATACCGGATGGTTCGCAGCCTCGCTGGATTTCTGATCCGCGTCGGCCGAGGAGAGCTGGAACCCCACGCGGCTGACGCAATCCTCGCCGGCCGTGTCCGCACCGCCCGCGTGCCGACCGCGCCGCCGCAAGGACTCTTTCTCTGGCGCGTCCGTTACCCGCCGGGCGCGATGCGCGCGCTCCATTGCCCAACACGCCTCGTCTCCGACGGCTGA
- a CDS encoding haloacid dehalogenase-like hydrolase: protein MSSALVLLDIDGTLLTTDGAGREAFAAAIRAVFGWEDDLGWVSFAGATDLGLLRTICRRHGRRPTRAEAGRFFRRMEEELARRLTRERVRVLPGARRLVVRLRRRADVSLALLTGNSRGGARIKLERAGLDVGPLRGAFGDEMGDRRRLARAALRRVGEAGAWRAVWVVGDTPADIRAALAIGARSLAVATGHYTVNELRRAGATLAVRRLTEVSDLAFLR from the coding sequence ATGTCCTCGGCGCTGGTGCTGCTGGACATTGACGGGACGCTGCTGACCACTGATGGGGCGGGGCGCGAGGCGTTTGCGGCGGCGATCCGGGCGGTATTTGGCTGGGAGGATGATCTGGGGTGGGTATCGTTCGCGGGCGCGACAGACCTGGGGTTGTTGCGAACGATCTGTCGGCGACACGGTCGGCGGCCGACCCGGGCGGAGGCCGGGAGGTTTTTCCGTCGGATGGAGGAGGAGTTGGCGAGGCGGCTGACGCGCGAACGGGTGCGGGTGCTGCCGGGCGCGCGACGGCTGGTGGTGCGGCTGCGGCGGCGGGCCGATGTTTCGCTGGCGCTGTTGACGGGGAACAGTCGCGGCGGCGCGCGCATCAAGCTGGAGCGGGCTGGGCTGGACGTGGGGCCGCTGCGCGGTGCGTTTGGTGATGAGATGGGCGATCGGCGACGCCTCGCGCGAGCGGCGTTGCGGCGCGTGGGAGAGGCGGGCGCATGGAGGGCGGTGTGGGTTGTCGGCGACACGCCGGCGGACATCCGCGCGGCGCTGGCGATCGGTGCACGCTCGCTGGCGGTGGCGACGGGGCATTACACGGTCAACGAGTTGCGGCGGGCGGGGGCGACGCTGGCGGTACGGCGTCTGACCGAGGTCAGCGATCTCGCCTTTCTTCGCTGA
- a CDS encoding phosphopentomutase, protein MRVVLIVLDSCGVGAAPDAAEYGDEGSATLQHVAAAVGGLRVPVLERLGLGCVPSAFGGLPIEGVAEVRSPEALVGAMRELSEGKDTITGHWEIAGLCLRPGFARFPPGPPSFPPALVAEFERRTGRRVIGNRAADGVAIMNELGAEHLRTGAWIVYTSADSVFQIAAHEEVVPLDELYRACEIARELCDPLRVGRVIARPFVGRPGEFRRTEHRRDFAFRPEEPTVLERLTAAGIPVAAVGKIEDIFAGRGIARSRHTGNNADSQRAVELFLDEMPAGLIFANLIDFDMLYGHRRDPGGYAWALEEVDRWLGGLVERLGSEDVLVITADHGNDPTYRGSDHTREYVPVLALRPGRPGGQLGVREGFADVAASIAAWFGLPPLPRGRPFGWSESGGPLE, encoded by the coding sequence ATGCGGGTAGTCCTGATCGTGCTGGACTCCTGCGGTGTGGGGGCGGCGCCGGACGCGGCGGAGTATGGCGACGAGGGCAGCGCGACGCTGCAGCACGTCGCCGCGGCGGTGGGGGGACTTCGCGTGCCCGTGCTCGAACGGCTGGGGCTTGGATGTGTGCCCTCGGCATTCGGCGGGCTGCCGATCGAAGGCGTGGCGGAGGTGCGCTCGCCCGAGGCGCTGGTGGGCGCGATGCGTGAGCTTTCCGAGGGGAAGGACACGATTACGGGGCACTGGGAGATCGCGGGGCTGTGTTTGCGGCCGGGGTTTGCGCGCTTTCCGCCGGGGCCGCCGTCCTTCCCGCCCGCGCTGGTCGCCGAGTTTGAACGCCGCACCGGCCGGCGGGTGATTGGGAACCGGGCGGCGGACGGCGTGGCGATCATGAACGAGCTGGGCGCCGAGCACCTGCGCACCGGTGCATGGATTGTGTACACGAGTGCGGATTCGGTGTTCCAGATTGCGGCGCACGAGGAGGTCGTGCCGCTGGACGAGCTCTATCGCGCCTGTGAGATTGCGCGCGAGCTGTGCGATCCGCTGCGGGTCGGGCGGGTGATCGCGCGGCCGTTTGTGGGCCGGCCGGGCGAGTTCCGGCGCACCGAGCATCGCCGCGATTTCGCGTTCCGACCGGAGGAGCCGACCGTGCTTGAGCGGCTCACGGCGGCGGGCATCCCCGTCGCTGCGGTCGGCAAGATCGAGGACATCTTCGCGGGGCGTGGCATTGCGCGTTCGCGCCACACCGGCAACAACGCCGATTCACAGCGGGCGGTCGAGCTGTTCCTCGACGAGATGCCGGCGGGGCTGATTTTCGCGAACCTGATTGACTTCGACATGCTCTACGGTCATCGGCGGGATCCGGGAGGGTATGCGTGGGCGTTGGAAGAGGTCGACCGTTGGCTGGGCGGTTTGGTGGAGCGGTTGGGGTCGGAGGACGTGCTGGTGATCACCGCTGATCACGGTAACGATCCGACGTATCGGGGCAGTGACCACACCCGGGAATACGTGCCGGTGCTCGCGCTTCGTCCGGGCCGGCCGGGCGGGCAGCTTGGCGTGCGGGAGGGTTTTGCGGACGTGGCGGCCTCGATCGCGGCGTGGTTCGGGTTGCCGCCGCTGCCCCGCGGCCGGCCGTTTGGCTGGTCCGAGTCCGGAGGGCCGCTGGAATGA
- a CDS encoding phosphatase PAP2 family protein codes for MSGTEMAGSTVGAPVPSEAVGALRPIPAPWAYRTQWVPELVAVALVAAVCAMLFAGTDLDLRIAALFHGGGSFQRPLELAPLWVWLYRGAPVLVAAIAVGCAAVLLAGARNRRWRSASRAAAFVLLAYAVGPGLIVNVGFKNFWGRPRPVQVREFGGQWAYQDVARRGTPGRGKSFPCGHSSAGYALTAFWLVWKRHRPRRAVVALGVALALGTALGIGRMVTGSHFASDVLASGLVVHLANVVLYYFVMNVPGREDTCPGPELPLRISRGAAAGWGLLGAGVAGASLLATPYYAEFRHAPGQSLSNGARVCLRLPPAEVALTLREGAALEVRGVAEGFGMFHSRLLRGWTGTGERCEFTMGISGWFTDLAITMEAVLPAGVVSEVAVEMPRGELAVDRPAVAPWRVELGGVGARRSGDSAPAPVNAQPSETRRVGQWSARIAPGG; via the coding sequence ATGAGTGGCACTGAGATGGCGGGATCCACCGTCGGCGCGCCGGTGCCGTCGGAGGCGGTGGGCGCATTGCGGCCGATCCCGGCTCCATGGGCGTACCGGACCCAATGGGTGCCGGAGCTGGTCGCGGTCGCGCTGGTGGCCGCGGTGTGCGCGATGTTGTTTGCGGGCACTGACCTGGATCTGCGCATTGCCGCGCTGTTTCACGGCGGCGGATCGTTTCAACGACCGTTGGAGCTCGCGCCGTTGTGGGTTTGGCTCTATCGCGGTGCGCCGGTGCTGGTGGCCGCGATTGCGGTGGGATGCGCGGCGGTGTTGCTGGCCGGGGCACGGAATCGCCGCTGGAGGTCGGCGAGCCGGGCCGCGGCGTTTGTGCTGCTGGCCTATGCGGTGGGGCCCGGGCTGATTGTGAATGTCGGCTTCAAGAACTTCTGGGGGCGCCCGCGGCCAGTGCAGGTACGCGAGTTTGGCGGCCAATGGGCATACCAGGATGTGGCGCGCCGGGGCACACCTGGGCGGGGCAAGTCCTTCCCCTGCGGTCATAGTTCGGCGGGGTATGCGCTGACCGCGTTCTGGCTGGTGTGGAAGCGACATCGTCCGCGGCGAGCGGTGGTGGCGCTCGGAGTGGCACTGGCGCTGGGGACAGCGCTGGGCATCGGCCGGATGGTGACCGGTTCGCACTTTGCGTCGGATGTGCTGGCGTCCGGGTTGGTCGTACATCTGGCCAACGTGGTGCTGTACTACTTCGTGATGAATGTGCCCGGGCGGGAGGACACCTGCCCGGGTCCGGAGCTCCCGCTGCGCATCAGCCGGGGTGCGGCGGCGGGGTGGGGGCTGCTGGGGGCGGGCGTGGCAGGGGCCTCGCTGCTGGCGACGCCGTACTATGCGGAGTTTCGCCATGCGCCGGGGCAGTCGCTTTCGAACGGCGCGCGGGTGTGTCTGCGGTTGCCGCCGGCGGAAGTGGCGCTCACGTTGCGCGAGGGAGCGGCGCTGGAGGTGCGGGGTGTCGCGGAGGGGTTTGGGATGTTCCACAGCCGGCTGCTGCGCGGCTGGACTGGTACTGGCGAGCGGTGCGAGTTCACGATGGGGATCTCGGGGTGGTTTACGGATCTGGCGATCACGATGGAGGCGGTGTTGCCGGCCGGTGTGGTCAGCGAGGTGGCGGTGGAGATGCCGCGAGGGGAACTGGCGGTGGACCGGCCCGCGGTGGCGCCCTGGCGGGTGGAGCTCGGAGGGGTGGGTGCCCGACGGTCGGGCGACAGCGCACCGGCGCCGGTGAACGCTCAGCCGTCGGAGACGAGGCGTGTTGGGCAATGGAGCGCGCGCATCGCGCCCGGCGGGTAA
- the deoC gene encoding deoxyribose-phosphate aldolase: MSKGRSMESFEMPASARQLAAMMDHTLLQPQATPRDIARLAEEAALHRCHAVCVNPVYVAEARRRLDGTGVRVCTVVGFPLGAATAAVKAAEAREAIERGASEIDMVMFIGGLKAGEEGWVRDDIAGVVAVCRAAGAVCKVILETCLLSETEKDCAARLCVEAGAHFVKTSTGFSTGGATVEDVARLAAIVRPAGLGVKASGGIRTLEDALRMIRAGATRLGTSRTVEILRGWSERGEKCG, encoded by the coding sequence ATGAGCAAGGGGCGGAGCATGGAGTCTTTCGAGATGCCCGCCAGCGCCCGGCAGTTGGCGGCGATGATGGATCACACGCTGCTGCAGCCGCAGGCGACGCCGCGCGATATTGCCCGGCTGGCGGAGGAGGCGGCCTTGCATCGTTGTCATGCGGTGTGCGTGAACCCCGTGTATGTGGCCGAGGCCCGTCGCCGTCTTGACGGAACGGGAGTACGCGTTTGCACGGTGGTGGGGTTTCCGCTGGGGGCGGCGACGGCGGCGGTGAAGGCGGCAGAGGCGCGGGAGGCGATCGAGCGCGGCGCGTCCGAAATTGACATGGTGATGTTCATTGGTGGGCTGAAGGCGGGGGAGGAGGGGTGGGTGCGTGACGACATTGCCGGTGTTGTCGCGGTGTGCCGGGCGGCGGGGGCGGTGTGTAAGGTCATTCTCGAGACCTGTCTGCTGAGCGAGACCGAAAAAGACTGCGCGGCGCGGCTGTGCGTGGAGGCCGGCGCGCACTTTGTGAAGACCTCCACCGGATTTTCGACGGGGGGCGCGACGGTGGAGGACGTCGCTCGGCTGGCGGCGATCGTGCGGCCGGCGGGGTTGGGGGTCAAGGCGTCGGGAGGTATCCGGACGCTGGAGGATGCACTGCGCATGATCCGTGCGGGCGCGACGCGGCTGGGGACCAGCCGTACGGTCGAGATTCTCCGGGGGTGGTCGGAGCGGGGCGAGAAATGCGGGTAG
- a CDS encoding DUF2961 domain-containing protein produces the protein MSTRSFAWTALAVLPPSLSLASAALSYPDLVRRLIDLDLLTKPPPPGERCAQWSSWDRASRYDPATDRYLEWNANADGTGVLRREGDDLVLAEMTGPGCIWRVWSAMPGPGHVRLVLDGKLVLDMPFTNWFTGRHAPFDFPQLAYTAARGHNLYVPIPYQRSCKIVAATNWGRYYHFTYSTFPPGTDLPTFSAAPDASWRRALEECNQLLGDALRHDPPLPAGTTLAATQVVVAAGTRLTALHIAGPRKIVELRAHAEATGPDDETAALRQLVLRIRWDGDPTPAVECPLGDFFGSAPGRHPFRTWVTAMTPQWMIARWPMPFDSSAEIEIANDGPSPRTVRLHAAHRPDPAAAQHLRFHAAWHRGLSPPRADRRPDWPFLVTEGRGRFCGLMLHVWNPIGGPYEPAKPGHWWWGEGDEKFFVDGELFPSTFGTGTEDYFGYAWGCAERFERPFHAQTVTEHNEGHQSLLRWHIADNVPFQTRFEGCLEKYFPDDRPTLYAATVFWYLAPGGRHSIRLPPVEQRHGYAVRPPAATGGHVLGAPPPRGTVRTQRMTQFAGGHWAGDDQLWWTGGQPGDRIVILVGAPRPGRYRLAVTLTKANDYAIVRFDLDGTPCSTPVDLYHPVVVRTAPFDLGEHLWGSAPRRLGVTIVGANPAAKPAYMFGLDEVLLTPVPDER, from the coding sequence ATGAGCACCCGCAGCTTCGCGTGGACCGCACTCGCAGTGCTGCCGCCCTCGCTCTCACTCGCATCCGCCGCCCTCAGCTACCCGGACCTCGTCCGCCGTCTCATCGACCTCGATCTGCTCACGAAACCTCCGCCGCCCGGCGAACGCTGCGCCCAGTGGTCCAGCTGGGACCGCGCCAGCCGCTACGACCCCGCGACCGACCGCTACCTCGAATGGAACGCCAACGCAGACGGCACCGGCGTCCTTCGCCGGGAGGGCGACGACCTCGTGCTCGCGGAAATGACTGGGCCGGGCTGCATCTGGCGGGTCTGGTCCGCGATGCCGGGCCCCGGCCACGTCCGCCTGGTGCTGGACGGCAAGCTCGTTCTCGACATGCCCTTCACCAACTGGTTCACCGGCCGCCACGCTCCGTTCGATTTTCCGCAGCTCGCCTACACCGCCGCGCGCGGCCACAACCTCTACGTCCCGATTCCCTACCAGCGATCGTGCAAAATCGTCGCCGCCACGAACTGGGGACGCTACTACCACTTCACCTACTCGACGTTTCCCCCGGGCACCGATCTCCCCACCTTCAGCGCCGCTCCGGACGCGTCGTGGCGCCGCGCGCTGGAGGAATGCAACCAGCTACTCGGCGACGCGCTCCGGCACGACCCACCGCTTCCCGCGGGCACCACTCTGGCCGCAACGCAAGTGGTCGTCGCCGCAGGCACCCGCCTCACCGCACTCCACATCGCCGGCCCGCGCAAAATCGTCGAGCTGCGCGCACACGCGGAGGCTACGGGACCGGACGACGAAACCGCTGCCCTCCGCCAGCTGGTCCTGCGCATCCGATGGGACGGCGACCCAACGCCCGCGGTGGAATGCCCCCTCGGTGACTTCTTCGGCTCTGCGCCCGGCCGGCACCCGTTCCGAACGTGGGTCACCGCGATGACGCCGCAGTGGATGATCGCCCGTTGGCCGATGCCGTTCGACTCCTCCGCCGAGATCGAAATCGCGAACGACGGCCCCTCGCCGCGCACCGTGCGGCTCCACGCGGCCCATCGCCCAGACCCGGCGGCAGCTCAACACCTCCGCTTCCATGCGGCCTGGCACCGCGGGCTGTCCCCGCCACGGGCCGACCGCCGCCCCGACTGGCCGTTTCTCGTCACGGAGGGACGCGGTCGCTTCTGCGGGCTCATGCTGCACGTGTGGAACCCCATCGGCGGCCCCTATGAGCCGGCCAAACCGGGACACTGGTGGTGGGGCGAAGGCGACGAAAAGTTCTTTGTGGACGGCGAACTGTTCCCTTCCACCTTCGGTACCGGCACCGAAGACTACTTCGGCTACGCGTGGGGATGCGCCGAGCGGTTCGAGCGACCATTCCACGCACAAACCGTCACCGAGCACAACGAAGGCCACCAGTCCCTGCTGCGCTGGCACATCGCGGACAATGTGCCGTTTCAGACGCGGTTCGAAGGCTGCCTCGAAAAATACTTCCCCGACGACCGGCCCACCCTTTACGCGGCCACCGTGTTCTGGTACCTCGCACCCGGCGGTCGCCATTCAATCCGACTGCCGCCGGTTGAACAGCGCCACGGCTACGCGGTGCGCCCGCCCGCCGCCACCGGCGGCCACGTGCTCGGCGCCCCTCCGCCCCGCGGGACCGTCCGCACCCAGCGCATGACACAGTTTGCCGGCGGCCACTGGGCCGGCGATGACCAACTCTGGTGGACCGGCGGCCAGCCCGGCGATCGGATCGTAATCCTCGTTGGCGCGCCACGGCCCGGCCGATACCGCCTCGCAGTCACGCTGACCAAAGCCAACGACTACGCGATCGTTCGCTTCGATCTGGACGGCACACCCTGTTCGACGCCGGTGGATCTGTATCATCCCGTCGTCGTGCGCACCGCGCCGTTCGATCTCGGTGAACATCTGTGGGGGAGTGCGCCGCGCCGTCTGGGCGTGACCATCGTCGGCGCCAACCCCGCCGCGAAACCCGCGTACATGTTTGGCCTCGACGAGGTGCTGCTCACGCCGGTGCCCGACGAACGCTGA